The Serratia rhizosphaerae genome has a segment encoding these proteins:
- a CDS encoding NAD+ synthase, whose amino-acid sequence MSRSLSIALAQLNLLVGDIEGNSERMLQIVQEQQKAGADLVMFTELALSGYPPEDLLYRDDFYQRCDVQLGRLQQASGEVAILVGHPWREEGKLYNALSLFAEGKLQARYFKQQLPNYGVFDEKRYFHEGDASCVVELKGYRLGLLICEDLWFPQPIDTLKAAGAEIVLSINASPYNREKPYIRKTLMAGHCRRTDLPLVYLNQIGGQDELIFDGCSKVFDAAGNMTHRLAAFAEQVTLLRFNELEVEPMTAPAAELPQLAQIYEALVLAVRDYVNKNGFQGAVLGLSGGIDSALTLAIAVDALGKEKVQALMMPFRYTADISIADAKEEAEILGVEFDVVSIEPMFDAFMGQLAPMFAGTERDTTEENLQARCRGVVLMALSNKRRSIVLTTGNKSEMAVGYATLYGDMAGGFDVLKDVPKTLVFKLSEYRNTVSYVIPQRVIDRPPSAELAPDQVDQDSLPPYDILDAILEGYVEHDKSVADLVAAGFDEAVVRKVIRLVDINEYKRRQAAVGPRITARNFGKDRRYPITSGFGRKNW is encoded by the coding sequence ATGAGCAGATCACTTTCCATTGCGTTGGCCCAGCTGAATTTGCTGGTGGGCGACATTGAAGGCAACAGCGAACGTATGTTGCAAATCGTGCAGGAGCAGCAGAAGGCGGGAGCCGATCTGGTCATGTTCACCGAACTGGCGCTGTCCGGCTATCCGCCGGAAGATCTCCTGTACCGCGATGATTTTTACCAGCGCTGCGACGTGCAGCTGGGCCGCCTGCAGCAGGCTTCCGGCGAGGTGGCGATTCTGGTTGGCCACCCGTGGCGTGAAGAGGGCAAACTGTATAATGCCCTGTCGCTGTTTGCCGAAGGTAAACTGCAGGCGCGCTACTTCAAGCAGCAACTGCCCAACTACGGCGTGTTTGATGAAAAACGCTACTTCCATGAAGGGGATGCCAGCTGCGTCGTCGAGCTGAAAGGCTACCGTCTGGGGCTGCTGATTTGTGAGGATCTGTGGTTCCCGCAGCCGATCGATACGCTGAAAGCGGCCGGCGCCGAGATCGTACTGTCGATCAACGCGTCGCCGTATAACCGCGAGAAGCCGTATATCCGCAAGACGCTGATGGCCGGCCACTGTCGCCGCACCGATCTGCCGCTGGTGTACCTGAACCAAATCGGCGGCCAGGACGAGCTGATTTTCGACGGCTGCTCGAAGGTGTTCGACGCCGCCGGCAATATGACGCACCGCCTGGCGGCCTTTGCCGAACAGGTCACGCTGCTGCGCTTCAACGAGCTGGAGGTTGAGCCGATGACCGCGCCGGCCGCCGAGCTGCCGCAGCTGGCGCAGATTTACGAGGCGCTGGTGCTGGCGGTGCGCGACTATGTGAATAAGAATGGCTTCCAGGGCGCGGTGCTTGGCCTGTCCGGCGGTATCGACTCGGCGCTGACGCTGGCGATCGCCGTCGATGCGCTCGGCAAAGAAAAAGTGCAGGCGCTGATGATGCCGTTCCGCTATACCGCCGATATCAGCATCGCCGATGCAAAAGAAGAGGCGGAGATTCTGGGGGTGGAATTTGACGTGGTCTCCATCGAGCCGATGTTCGACGCCTTTATGGGGCAGCTGGCGCCGATGTTTGCCGGCACCGAGCGCGACACCACCGAAGAGAACCTGCAGGCGCGCTGCCGCGGCGTGGTGCTGATGGCGCTGTCCAACAAGCGCCGCAGCATCGTGCTCACCACCGGCAACAAGAGCGAGATGGCGGTGGGTTACGCGACGCTGTACGGCGATATGGCCGGCGGTTTCGACGTGCTGAAGGACGTGCCGAAAACGCTGGTGTTCAAACTGTCGGAGTACCGTAACACCGTCTCCTACGTCATCCCGCAGCGGGTGATTGACCGTCCGCCGTCGGCGGAGTTGGCGCCGGATCAGGTCGACCAGGACAGCCTGCCGCCGTATGACATTCTGGATGCTATTCTGGAAGGCTATGTCGAACACGACAAGTCGGTGGCCGATCTGGTGGCGGCCGGCTTTGACGAGGCGGTGGTGCGCAAGGTGATCCGTCTGGTGGATATCAATGAGTATAAACGGCGTCAGGCCGCCGTCGGGCCGCGTATTACCGCCCGTAACTTCGGCAAGGACCGCCGCTATCCGATCACATCCGGCTTTGGCCGCAAAAATTGGTAA
- the glnB gene encoding nitrogen regulatory protein P-II, translated as MKKIDAIIKPFKLDDVREALAEVGITGMTVTEVKGFGRQKGHTELYRGAEYMVDFLPKVKIEIVVADDIVDTCVETIMQTAQTGKIGDGKIFVFDVARVVRIRTGEQDEEAI; from the coding sequence ATGAAGAAGATTGACGCGATTATCAAGCCGTTCAAACTGGATGACGTGCGTGAAGCGCTGGCGGAAGTCGGCATCACCGGGATGACGGTCACCGAGGTCAAAGGTTTTGGCCGCCAGAAAGGACATACCGAACTGTACCGCGGCGCGGAGTATATGGTCGACTTTCTGCCGAAGGTGAAGATTGAGATTGTGGTGGCTGATGATATCGTCGACACCTGTGTGGAAACCATTATGCAGACCGCGCAGACCGGCAAGATTGGCGACGGCAAGATCTTCGTTTTCGACGTGGCGCGCGTGGTGCGTATCCGCACCGGCGAGCAGGACGAAGAGGCGATCTAA
- the hmpA gene encoding NO-inducible flavohemoprotein: protein MLDQQTIATVQSTIPLLAATGPKLTAHFYDRMFTHNPELKDIFNMSNQRNGDQRQALFDAICAYAGNLENLAALLPAVERIAQKHTSFNIQPEQYQIVGTHLLATLDEMFSPGQEVLDAWGKAYGVLADVFIQREGQIYQESATGDGGWRDRRAFRIVKKQPQSDIISSFILAPVDGGKVVDFKPGQYLAVYINDDGLEHQEIRQYSLTAAPNGEYYRIAVKREDRGLVSNYLHQKAQEGDVIDIAPPHGDFFLDVAPTTPVALISAGVGQTPMLGMLNTLYAKRHQAEVHWLHAAENGQVHAFADEVAAIAAEMPNLSRHVWYREPGKDDVAGRDYQSQGLMDLGALRATLVNPQMHYYFCGPVGFMQFVAKQLLEMGVDAERMHYECFGPHKVL from the coding sequence ATGCTGGATCAACAAACCATCGCCACCGTCCAATCAACCATTCCTCTGCTGGCGGCGACCGGCCCCAAACTGACCGCCCATTTCTACGACCGCATGTTTACCCACAATCCAGAGCTGAAAGATATTTTCAACATGAGCAACCAGCGTAACGGCGACCAGCGGCAGGCGCTGTTCGACGCCATCTGCGCCTACGCCGGTAATCTGGAAAACCTGGCGGCGCTGTTGCCGGCAGTGGAACGCATCGCGCAAAAACATACCAGCTTCAATATCCAGCCTGAGCAGTATCAGATTGTCGGCACCCACCTGCTGGCGACGCTGGATGAAATGTTCAGCCCAGGCCAGGAAGTGCTGGATGCCTGGGGCAAAGCCTACGGCGTACTGGCCGACGTATTTATCCAGCGCGAGGGACAGATTTATCAGGAGAGCGCCACCGGCGACGGCGGCTGGCGCGATCGCCGCGCTTTTCGCATCGTGAAGAAACAGCCGCAGAGCGACATTATCAGCAGCTTTATTCTGGCGCCGGTGGACGGCGGTAAGGTGGTTGACTTTAAACCGGGGCAGTATCTGGCGGTATATATCAATGACGATGGCCTGGAACATCAGGAAATCCGCCAATATTCCCTGACCGCCGCCCCTAACGGCGAATACTACCGCATTGCGGTCAAACGCGAGGATCGCGGGCTGGTATCCAACTATCTGCATCAGAAAGCACAGGAAGGCGATGTCATCGATATCGCGCCGCCGCACGGCGACTTCTTCCTCGACGTGGCGCCGACCACGCCGGTGGCGCTGATCTCCGCCGGCGTTGGTCAAACGCCGATGCTGGGCATGCTCAATACGCTGTACGCCAAACGGCATCAGGCTGAGGTGCACTGGCTGCACGCGGCGGAAAACGGTCAGGTGCATGCTTTTGCCGATGAAGTGGCGGCTATCGCCGCAGAGATGCCGAACCTCAGCCGTCACGTCTGGTACCGCGAACCGGGCAAGGATGATGTGGCTGGACGTGACTATCAGTCACAGGGTCTGATGGATCTTGGCGCGCTGCGCGCGACGCTGGTGAATCCGCAGATGCATTACTACTTCTGCGGCCCGGTCGGCTTTATGCAGTTTGTCGCCAAACAGCTGCTGGAGATGGGCGTCGACGCCGAACGCATGCATTACGAATGCTTCGGCCCGCATAAGGTGCTGTAA
- the glyA gene encoding serine hydroxymethyltransferase: protein MLKREMNIADYDAELWRAMEQEVVRQEEHIELIASENYTSPRVMQAQGSQLTNKYAEGYPGKRYYGGCEYVDIVEQLAIDRAKALFGADYANVQPHSGSQANFAVYTALLQPGDTILGMNLAHGGHLTHGSPVNLSGKLYNVVPYGIDEQGQIDYDDLAKQAQAHKPKMIIGGFSAYSGVVDWAKMREIADSIGAYLFVDMAHVAGLIAAGVYPNPVPHAHIVTTTTHKTLAGPRGGLILAKGGDEDLYKKLNSAVFPGGQGGPLMHVIAGKAVALKEAMEPEFKTYQQQVAKNAKAMVEVVLERGYNVVSGGTHNHLFLLDLVDKNLTGKEADAALGRANITVNKNSVPNDPKSPFVTSGIRIGTPAVTRRGFKEAEVRELAGWICDVLDNIHDEAVIERTKQKVLDICARLPVYA from the coding sequence ATGTTAAAGCGTGAAATGAACATTGCAGATTACGATGCCGAACTGTGGCGCGCAATGGAACAGGAAGTCGTTCGTCAGGAAGAGCACATCGAACTGATTGCCTCTGAAAACTACACCAGCCCGCGCGTGATGCAGGCTCAGGGTTCTCAGTTGACCAACAAATACGCAGAAGGCTATCCGGGCAAGCGTTATTACGGCGGCTGCGAATATGTGGATATCGTCGAGCAACTGGCGATTGACCGCGCGAAGGCGCTGTTCGGTGCCGATTACGCCAACGTACAGCCGCACTCCGGCTCCCAGGCCAACTTCGCGGTGTACACCGCGCTGCTGCAGCCGGGCGACACCATCCTGGGGATGAACCTGGCGCACGGCGGCCACCTGACTCACGGCTCTCCGGTTAATCTGTCCGGCAAACTGTACAACGTGGTGCCTTACGGCATCGACGAACAAGGCCAAATCGACTATGACGACCTGGCCAAACAGGCGCAGGCTCACAAGCCGAAAATGATCATCGGCGGCTTCTCCGCATACTCCGGCGTGGTCGACTGGGCCAAAATGCGTGAAATCGCCGACAGCATCGGCGCTTACCTGTTCGTCGACATGGCGCACGTTGCCGGCCTGATTGCTGCGGGCGTCTACCCGAACCCGGTGCCTCACGCGCACATCGTAACCACCACCACCCACAAAACGCTGGCGGGTCCGCGCGGCGGCCTGATCCTGGCAAAGGGCGGCGACGAAGATCTGTATAAGAAACTGAACTCCGCCGTGTTCCCGGGCGGGCAGGGCGGCCCGCTGATGCACGTGATCGCCGGTAAAGCGGTGGCGCTGAAAGAAGCGATGGAGCCAGAGTTCAAAACCTATCAGCAGCAGGTCGCGAAAAACGCCAAAGCGATGGTGGAAGTGGTGCTGGAGCGCGGCTACAACGTGGTTTCCGGCGGTACGCACAACCACCTGTTCCTGCTGGATCTGGTGGACAAAAACCTGACCGGTAAAGAAGCGGACGCCGCACTGGGCCGCGCCAACATCACCGTCAATAAAAACAGCGTGCCGAACGATCCGAAGAGCCCGTTCGTCACCTCCGGCATCCGTATCGGCACCCCGGCAGTCACCCGCCGCGGCTTCAAGGAAGCGGAAGTGCGCGAGCTGGCCGGCTGGATCTGCGACGTGCTGGATAACATCCATGACGAAGCCGTTATCGAACGCACCAAACAGAAGGTGCTGGATATCTGCGCCCGTCTGCCGGTTTACGCGTAA
- a CDS encoding 3-phenylpropionate MFS transporter produces the protein MVLQSTRWLALSYFTYFFSYGIYLPFWSVWLKGEGLEPDVIGILLGAGLVARFLGSLLIAPRVKDPANLVTALRILALLTLAFAVGFCFGNAWGWLMLVIAGFNLFFSPLVPLTDALAGTWQKQITLDYGRVRLWGSLAFVIGSALTGQLVAVWGHHAVLYCLLASLLAMLLGMLLKPTVMPQGEARVQNQPQRSWRELLTEGPVWRFLLCVTLLQGAHAGYYSFASIYWQESGYSAATIGYFWSLGVVAEVIVFASSSLLFRRWNARNLLLLSACCGVVRWGLMGATTDLGWLLLVQILHCGTFTVCHLAAMRFISGRSGPDVIRLQSVYSGLAMGGGIAVMTVIAGFLFEHWQGGVFWVMAAIVLPALFIRPPAVSVAR, from the coding sequence ATGGTTCTGCAATCAACACGTTGGCTGGCGCTCAGCTATTTCACCTACTTCTTTTCTTACGGTATTTATCTCCCGTTCTGGAGCGTTTGGCTCAAGGGCGAAGGGCTGGAGCCTGATGTCATCGGTATTCTACTGGGCGCCGGACTGGTGGCGCGCTTTCTCGGCAGCCTGCTGATTGCCCCTCGGGTGAAAGATCCCGCCAATCTGGTGACGGCGCTGCGCATTTTGGCGCTGCTGACGCTGGCCTTCGCCGTCGGCTTCTGTTTTGGCAACGCCTGGGGCTGGCTGATGCTGGTCATCGCCGGCTTTAACCTGTTCTTTTCACCGCTGGTGCCGCTGACCGACGCGCTGGCCGGCACCTGGCAAAAACAGATTACGCTGGACTACGGCCGGGTGCGGCTGTGGGGATCGCTGGCGTTTGTGATTGGCTCCGCGCTGACCGGCCAACTGGTGGCGGTCTGGGGACACCACGCCGTTTTATATTGTCTGCTTGCCAGCCTGCTGGCGATGTTGCTGGGCATGTTGCTGAAGCCGACGGTGATGCCGCAGGGGGAGGCGCGCGTGCAGAACCAGCCGCAACGCTCGTGGCGCGAGCTGCTGACGGAAGGGCCGGTCTGGCGTTTTCTGCTGTGCGTGACGCTGCTGCAGGGCGCGCATGCCGGTTATTACAGCTTTGCGTCGATTTACTGGCAGGAGTCCGGCTACTCGGCCGCCACTATCGGCTATTTCTGGTCGTTGGGCGTGGTGGCCGAGGTGATCGTTTTCGCCAGCAGCAGCCTCCTGTTCCGGCGCTGGAACGCACGCAATCTGCTGCTGCTGTCGGCCTGCTGCGGCGTGGTGCGTTGGGGGCTGATGGGGGCCACCACCGACTTGGGCTGGCTGCTGCTGGTGCAGATACTGCACTGCGGCACCTTTACCGTCTGCCACCTGGCGGCGATGCGCTTTATCAGCGGACGCAGCGGGCCGGACGTAATTCGGTTGCAGTCGGTCTATTCCGGCCTGGCGATGGGCGGCGGTATCGCGGTGATGACGGTGATTGCCGGCTTCCTGTTTGAACACTGGCAGGGCGGCGTATTCTGGGTGATGGCGGCGATTGTGCTGCCGGCGCTGTTTATCCGGCCGCCGGCGGTCAGCGTCGCGCGTTAA